In Kangiella koreensis DSM 16069, a single window of DNA contains:
- a CDS encoding HAD-IA family hydrolase, with the protein MIAKQTRLIVFDWDGTLMDSTGRIVSAMQTTATNLKLPIPSVDDVRGIIGLSLTECYYRLFPEVDDHDWITEEYRYQYVEGDQTPSPLFEGTEETLEHLKSQGYLLAVATGKARHGLDRVLNESGLMSMFDVTIASDEAQSKPHPEMLHKLLAHTQSKPDQAIMVGDTTFDLEMAQRAGIGGIGVSFGAHTVEMIKTCNPQAIIDDIRELKSF; encoded by the coding sequence ATGATAGCAAAGCAGACCCGATTAATCGTTTTTGACTGGGATGGCACTTTGATGGATTCAACAGGACGTATCGTTTCAGCCATGCAAACCACCGCCACCAATTTAAAATTGCCTATCCCATCGGTGGACGATGTGCGTGGCATTATTGGTTTAAGCTTAACTGAATGCTATTACCGACTGTTTCCAGAAGTTGATGATCATGACTGGATCACTGAAGAGTACCGCTATCAATACGTTGAAGGTGATCAAACACCCAGTCCTTTGTTTGAAGGTACCGAAGAGACCCTTGAGCATCTGAAAAGCCAAGGTTACCTGCTGGCAGTCGCGACCGGTAAAGCGCGTCATGGCCTTGACCGAGTTTTGAACGAATCAGGTTTAATGTCTATGTTTGACGTCACTATTGCCAGTGATGAAGCGCAAAGCAAGCCACATCCAGAAATGCTGCATAAACTGTTAGCCCATACACAATCAAAGCCAGATCAGGCGATTATGGTGGGTGACACCACTTTTGACTTGGAAATGGCACAACGTGCGGGAATAGGGGGCATTGGAGTGAGCTTTGGTGCTCATACCGTCGAAATGATAAAGACCTGCAACCCGCAAGCCATCATTGATGATATTCGAGAATTAAAGAGCTTTTAA
- the pgaA gene encoding poly-beta-1,6 N-acetyl-D-glucosamine export porin PgaA: MFIKLVFTLAVSSFTSHSVLAYQSQSSLEGDGSPIKESSTDQESRNNSNNSWVKDKDLEFDLLQSNYELWVKRIKSNYPSLFQQIEIYELALASKIQQPRLLADYVTLLGWSGRYIQAVSFYQSNLQNQELPTYALNVVALSAREIQNYSLSRELYSQALAQDPNFTNAQLGLAALDIREGQWSIAELSIQKVLEADPEHQEALSLLAYLYNQQQSRAVEKVSTYDKILALDSSEADVARLRTLNLLELGIIDPAERAMKQRPEIYQDDDWLKLASIKNTKAVRRIARDPRAQRNSKFINEALKANSDYLTQLEADSSSEKKVIATAYADRLLVLNKAGLHDQVLQLAQSTQDYQSTMPDYGIVALADSYQAQYQALKSFELLDTAFTNKQVALDNNDALKAGYYAALDSGYIEPAQMYLQHIEANNQQWIYSPDKSRRSSNPDFPSARLMEAMHFAYINQLGKAQSQLESLLNTAPGNNEYRKNYADVLRWRGFVEASNQQIDIIQATDGDYQPAEISRIYNDLADREFQQAREAIDNLNTSETLPVVRLKDDYDIATSPQLYFSTTLANSSGSNFSSKDRNYNFSAYSSQFNDHWRLFAQSQVNHSSFFAQSESVSAFGFGAKYQSKLHTTELELYQVEELNGLEAGLSSSVFFDDYFSFNVEHQTYNKQIPVRAFFSNVSADLSALSLSYRQDERNNYSLGWQGSDFSDGNQRQAYSLSGSHILVHDFEQRLTLSEFLYSETNSADTNRLYFNPNSALSLSLDISYFRMLYKHAPTSLWHGLNFQVGSYQQQGFSSDATWGISYEHQWQLNKRSFLNYSIGYSEQVYDGQIENGPVFNLSYGVIL; encoded by the coding sequence TTGTTTATAAAGCTAGTGTTTACGCTGGCAGTAAGTTCCTTTACTTCACATTCTGTCTTAGCTTATCAGAGCCAAAGCTCACTAGAAGGTGATGGCAGCCCTATAAAGGAAAGTTCTACTGACCAGGAAAGTCGTAATAATTCAAATAACTCTTGGGTAAAAGATAAAGATTTAGAGTTTGATCTTCTACAGTCTAATTATGAGCTGTGGGTTAAACGCATTAAGTCTAATTACCCGTCTTTGTTTCAGCAGATTGAGATCTATGAGCTGGCGCTTGCAAGCAAAATTCAGCAGCCAAGACTTTTAGCTGACTATGTTACTTTGCTGGGGTGGAGTGGGCGTTATATCCAGGCCGTTAGTTTCTATCAGTCTAATCTGCAAAATCAGGAGTTGCCAACTTACGCGCTCAATGTCGTTGCGTTATCCGCACGTGAGATACAAAACTATTCATTGTCCAGAGAGCTCTATTCACAGGCGCTTGCTCAAGATCCCAATTTCACCAATGCTCAATTAGGATTAGCAGCTTTAGATATTAGGGAAGGACAGTGGAGCATTGCAGAGTTGAGCATACAAAAGGTTCTTGAAGCAGATCCTGAACATCAAGAAGCTTTGTCTTTGCTGGCCTATCTTTATAACCAGCAACAGAGCAGGGCCGTTGAAAAAGTCAGTACCTACGATAAGATTCTCGCTCTTGATTCTAGTGAAGCTGATGTTGCCAGGCTCAGGACTCTTAACTTGCTTGAACTAGGAATCATTGATCCTGCTGAGCGAGCTATGAAGCAACGTCCTGAGATATACCAAGATGATGATTGGCTTAAGCTGGCTTCGATAAAAAACACAAAAGCAGTCAGACGAATAGCCAGAGACCCACGTGCTCAGCGAAATTCTAAATTTATCAATGAGGCCCTTAAGGCTAACTCAGATTATTTAACGCAATTAGAAGCCGACTCTTCAAGTGAGAAGAAAGTCATAGCAACGGCCTATGCTGATCGCTTATTAGTGTTGAATAAGGCTGGCCTGCACGATCAGGTACTACAACTAGCTCAAAGCACGCAAGACTATCAGTCAACTATGCCAGACTATGGCATTGTTGCTTTAGCTGACTCTTATCAAGCTCAATATCAGGCATTGAAATCCTTTGAGCTACTAGACACGGCTTTCACCAATAAACAGGTAGCTTTGGATAATAATGATGCTTTGAAGGCGGGTTATTATGCAGCCCTTGATAGTGGTTATATCGAACCTGCGCAGATGTATTTGCAACACATTGAGGCTAATAACCAGCAATGGATTTACAGTCCTGACAAGTCGCGCCGAAGCTCCAACCCAGACTTTCCGTCGGCGCGTTTGATGGAAGCAATGCACTTTGCTTATATTAATCAGTTAGGAAAAGCACAATCTCAACTTGAGAGTCTACTTAATACTGCACCGGGCAATAATGAGTATCGAAAAAACTATGCTGATGTCTTGCGTTGGCGTGGATTTGTTGAGGCGTCTAATCAGCAGATTGATATTATTCAAGCCACTGATGGCGATTACCAGCCCGCCGAAATATCGAGAATTTATAATGACCTTGCTGACCGTGAGTTTCAACAAGCTCGTGAAGCAATCGACAATTTAAACACTTCTGAAACACTTCCGGTCGTTCGCTTAAAAGACGATTATGATATTGCTACGTCACCACAATTATATTTCTCGACTACTTTAGCCAATAGTAGTGGGTCGAATTTTTCGAGCAAAGACCGTAACTATAATTTTTCTGCTTACAGCTCACAATTTAATGACCACTGGCGATTGTTCGCTCAGTCGCAAGTGAATCACTCCAGCTTTTTTGCACAGAGCGAAAGTGTTAGTGCATTTGGCTTTGGGGCTAAATATCAGAGCAAGCTCCATACTACTGAGTTAGAACTTTATCAGGTTGAAGAGTTGAATGGGCTCGAAGCAGGGCTCAGTAGCAGTGTTTTTTTTGATGACTACTTTAGCTTTAACGTTGAGCATCAAACTTATAACAAGCAGATTCCAGTCAGAGCTTTCTTTAGTAATGTCAGTGCAGATTTGAGTGCGCTCTCACTTTCCTATCGACAAGACGAACGAAACAATTATTCGTTGGGTTGGCAAGGCTCAGATTTCTCGGACGGTAATCAACGCCAAGCTTATAGCCTTTCTGGCTCACATATATTGGTGCATGATTTTGAGCAACGCTTAACCCTGTCTGAGTTCTTATATAGTGAAACTAATAGCGCCGACACTAATCGTTTGTACTTTAATCCTAACTCTGCACTAAGTCTTTCGTTAGATATTTCTTATTTCAGAATGCTCTATAAACATGCACCAACCAGTTTGTGGCATGGGCTTAATTTTCAAGTGGGTAGTTATCAGCAACAAGGGTTCTCATCAGATGCCACGTGGGGAATCTCTTATGAGCATCAATGGCAACTCAATAAGCGTTCATTCCTTAACTACTCGATTGGCTATAGCGAGCAAGTTTATGACGGACAAATTGAAAATGGCCCAGTGTTTAATTTGAGCTATGGAGTAATCTTATGA
- the pgaB gene encoding poly-beta-1,6-N-acetyl-D-glucosamine N-deacetylase PgaB — MSVIKKLLLSCILCVSHFASASPQSDFFALCYHDVTPNPIKSLHQDSGMVTTENLIQHFEWLKDNGYTVVSLDDIIAARSGKAPLPEKAVYLTFDDGYRSFYTQIYLLLKLYNYPATFALVTSWIESPESVQYGRILKSSNEFLTWEQIIEMQDSGLIEIASHSHNLHQGVIGNPQGNSQPAAMTRIFDGTDYESEEAYQERIRHDLKISYDLINKHTGVAPRAIVWPYGSYSGQTWEIAQEVGFKQSLVLGTGANNLIDATVNNKINKSEHISRYLISDNPIDADISTAIEPYDYKAPHRAVHIDLDYVYDPDPEQQHRNLSALLDRIRTLKVSHVYLQAFADEDGDGNASALYFPNRMMPVKADLFNRVAWQLKTRAEVKVFAWMPVSAFNLGDEFYLQHGVKEWRDGQIVPSTNNYRRLSIFSPEAQESIKSIYADLARYSYVAGVLFHDDAFLTDFEDVSPEALNYYRSHGLVFDSIDDLRSPSIIDEWTRIKTNALIDFTHELATILERYNGSVVTARNLYSQPIINRQAARWYAQDLSSFSDNYDITAVMAMPFMEQAKEPMQWLKQLLQHMEKLPNKNKVVLELQTVDWRTQSKIKEKILLEQMELFMRQGFIHFGYYPDDFINDHPRLNTIIKGISLSSVPSEETSDE, encoded by the coding sequence ATGAGTGTTATAAAAAAGTTACTTCTAAGTTGTATTCTGTGTGTGTCGCATTTCGCGTCAGCAAGCCCGCAGTCTGACTTTTTTGCGTTGTGCTATCACGATGTCACCCCAAACCCCATTAAGAGCCTACATCAAGATAGCGGGATGGTTACTACTGAAAACTTGATCCAGCATTTCGAGTGGCTGAAAGACAATGGATACACAGTGGTGAGCCTGGATGACATTATCGCAGCCAGGAGCGGCAAAGCTCCCTTACCTGAAAAAGCTGTGTACCTGACTTTTGATGATGGCTATCGCAGCTTTTACACGCAAATTTATCTGCTGCTTAAACTCTATAACTATCCAGCGACGTTTGCTTTGGTAACCAGCTGGATAGAAAGTCCTGAGTCTGTGCAGTACGGCAGGATATTGAAGTCTTCCAATGAGTTCTTAACTTGGGAACAAATAATTGAGATGCAAGATTCTGGACTGATCGAAATTGCATCACACAGCCATAACCTTCATCAAGGCGTGATTGGTAACCCACAAGGCAATTCACAACCTGCGGCAATGACACGTATCTTTGATGGAACTGACTATGAGTCAGAAGAAGCCTATCAGGAGCGCATCAGGCATGATCTTAAAATCAGTTACGATCTAATAAATAAGCATACCGGTGTTGCCCCAAGAGCGATCGTCTGGCCTTATGGTAGTTATAGCGGACAGACCTGGGAAATCGCTCAAGAGGTTGGTTTTAAACAGTCACTGGTTTTGGGGACGGGTGCCAATAACCTTATCGATGCAACTGTAAATAATAAGATCAATAAAAGTGAACATATTAGTCGCTACCTGATCAGTGATAATCCCATTGATGCAGATATCAGTACCGCTATTGAACCTTACGATTATAAAGCTCCACATAGAGCGGTACATATCGATCTGGACTATGTGTACGATCCCGATCCCGAGCAACAGCATCGCAATTTAAGTGCACTTTTAGATCGCATTCGTACCCTTAAGGTTTCGCATGTCTATCTGCAGGCTTTTGCTGATGAAGATGGCGACGGCAATGCTTCTGCACTTTATTTTCCCAATCGCATGATGCCGGTTAAAGCCGACTTGTTTAATCGAGTTGCCTGGCAGTTGAAAACTCGTGCCGAGGTTAAGGTTTTTGCCTGGATGCCTGTTTCAGCTTTTAATCTGGGGGATGAGTTTTACTTGCAGCATGGGGTTAAAGAATGGCGAGATGGTCAGATAGTACCCTCAACAAATAACTATCGTCGCTTATCCATTTTCTCTCCAGAAGCACAAGAATCCATCAAGAGTATCTACGCGGATTTGGCTCGTTACAGTTATGTTGCAGGTGTGTTATTTCACGATGACGCTTTTCTGACTGACTTTGAAGATGTTAGCCCTGAAGCGCTTAATTATTATCGAAGCCATGGTTTAGTTTTTGATTCAATAGATGATTTGCGCTCTCCCTCAATAATTGATGAGTGGACTCGAATCAAAACAAACGCATTAATTGATTTTACTCATGAATTAGCAACTATTCTGGAGCGTTATAACGGTTCAGTCGTTACGGCGCGTAACCTGTACTCTCAGCCAATTATCAATCGGCAGGCAGCTCGCTGGTATGCCCAGGACCTGTCTAGCTTTTCTGATAATTATGACATTACTGCAGTCATGGCGATGCCGTTTATGGAGCAGGCAAAAGAGCCGATGCAGTGGCTGAAGCAACTACTTCAGCATATGGAGAAATTACCCAATAAGAACAAAGTGGTACTTGAACTTCAGACGGTTGATTGGCGCACCCAATCAAAAATCAAAGAGAAGATTCTACTAGAACAAATGGAACTGTTTATGCGACAAGGATTTATTCATTTTGGTTACTATCCTGATGACTTCATCAACGATCACCCAAGACTCAATACCATCATCAAAGGTATCTCACTGAGTAGCGTCCCATCAGAGGAGACTTCCGATGAATAA
- the pgaC gene encoding poly-beta-1,6-N-acetyl-D-glucosamine synthase: MNNFMEFLFSFAFYYPLFMAYVWMIGAIYYRFHWEHAGGRSYSEPPELKSYPGVSVLLPCFNEGELARETIERLFQQTYPNFEVIAVNDGSTDNTREVLDELSEEFENLRVVHLESNQGKAMAMNMAAMLSKHEYLVGIDGDAILEEHAVHWLVSHFINDGGTRVGAVTGNPRVRNRTTLLGKIQVGEFSSIIGLIKRAQRIYGRIFTVSGVVSAFRKSAMHRIGYWTTDMITEDIDVSWRLQLNHWEVRYEPNALCWILMPETFAGLWKQRLRWAQGGMEVFKRYFKQLFKWRSRRMWIVAAEYIISAVWSYVAAGIIVLWTLGLVINIPEPFHIGTIIPGWNGVMLAMTCLLQFAVSLVIDSSYDKGLGRYYYWMIWYPLAYWLINVITVIVGVPKALLRQEGIRATWKSPDRGI; encoded by the coding sequence ATGAATAATTTTATGGAATTCTTATTTTCCTTTGCATTTTATTATCCCTTATTTATGGCATATGTCTGGATGATTGGTGCCATTTACTATCGCTTTCATTGGGAGCATGCGGGTGGAAGGTCCTATTCAGAACCCCCAGAACTTAAAAGTTATCCTGGCGTCAGTGTTTTATTACCCTGTTTTAATGAGGGAGAGTTAGCGAGAGAAACCATAGAGCGTTTGTTCCAGCAGACTTATCCTAATTTCGAAGTCATCGCCGTGAATGATGGGAGCACCGATAATACTCGGGAAGTTCTTGATGAATTGAGTGAAGAGTTTGAAAACCTGAGAGTAGTGCATCTTGAATCTAATCAAGGCAAAGCCATGGCCATGAATATGGCAGCGATGCTGTCAAAACATGAGTACCTGGTGGGAATTGATGGTGATGCCATTCTAGAAGAGCACGCAGTGCATTGGTTAGTTAGCCACTTCATTAATGATGGCGGAACACGCGTAGGGGCCGTTACTGGTAACCCAAGAGTTCGGAATCGAACAACGTTATTAGGCAAAATCCAGGTCGGTGAGTTCTCCTCAATAATTGGTTTGATAAAGCGTGCGCAAAGAATTTATGGCCGAATTTTTACGGTTTCTGGTGTTGTATCGGCATTTAGAAAATCAGCCATGCATCGTATTGGTTATTGGACCACCGACATGATTACTGAAGATATTGATGTCAGTTGGCGTTTACAGTTAAACCATTGGGAAGTGCGCTATGAGCCCAATGCTTTGTGCTGGATTTTAATGCCTGAAACTTTCGCTGGTTTATGGAAGCAAAGATTGCGCTGGGCTCAGGGCGGCATGGAAGTTTTTAAGCGATATTTTAAGCAGCTATTTAAATGGCGCAGTCGCCGCATGTGGATAGTCGCCGCTGAGTATATCATCAGTGCCGTCTGGAGTTATGTTGCCGCAGGAATCATTGTCCTTTGGACCCTTGGCCTGGTCATTAATATCCCTGAGCCATTTCATATCGGCACCATCATTCCTGGTTGGAACGGCGTTATGTTGGCCATGACTTGCTTGCTCCAGTTTGCGGTCAGTCTGGTTATTGATAGTTCTTACGATAAGGGACTTGGTAGATACTATTATTGGATGATCTGGTATCCGCTGGCTTACTGGTTGATTAACGTTATTACCGTCATCGTAGGAGTCCCCAAAGCTTTGCTTCGCCAGGAAGGGATTCGTGCGACCTGGAAAAGTCCTGACCGAGGAATTTAG
- the pgaD gene encoding poly-beta-1,6-N-acetyl-D-glucosamine biosynthesis protein PgaD: protein MKNLIIDKPEALKTHHKITYLSVTFIFWAITFYLWQPLISLIAWYFGFELFYNHMIELGGYKEFADILLIYLQVIVLLGAIFLAWAKINERRFRGKNRRKLVSVATDSDVASYFKVEGKLLKEMMEKKVLSLDISDDRVIKFEPEAKTKVA from the coding sequence ATGAAAAACTTAATCATTGATAAGCCCGAGGCACTTAAGACCCACCATAAAATCACCTATCTCAGTGTGACTTTTATTTTCTGGGCAATAACTTTTTATCTTTGGCAACCACTGATTAGTCTGATTGCCTGGTACTTTGGTTTTGAGTTGTTTTATAACCATATGATCGAGCTCGGTGGATATAAAGAGTTTGCCGATATTTTGCTCATTTATCTTCAGGTCATTGTACTGCTTGGAGCCATATTTTTGGCATGGGCAAAAATCAATGAGCGTAGATTTAGGGGTAAAAATCGTCGCAAGTTAGTTTCAGTGGCGACTGATAGTGATGTAGCTTCCTACTTCAAAGTAGAAGGGAAGCTATTAAAAGAAATGATGGAAAAGAAAGTCTTATCTCTGGATATTTCTGATGATCGAGTTATTAAGTTTGAGCCAGAGGCTAAAACTAAGGTAGCTTAG
- a CDS encoding peroxiredoxin produces the protein MKQFLLALLVTFSFSATAESGWVGALAPDFKLQDQNEEWRSLEDYKGQWLVLYFYPKDDTPGCTTEAKNFRDGYKDIKALNAEVVGISLDDVESHKSFAEIHDLPFSLLADVDKEAATAYDVLGGFGPVEYAKRQTFVIDPNGNIVYHYDDVEPDTHMTDVVAKLKELQKGLAE, from the coding sequence ATGAAACAGTTTCTATTAGCTTTACTGGTAACTTTTAGTTTTTCAGCAACCGCTGAATCTGGCTGGGTTGGTGCTTTAGCGCCGGACTTTAAACTCCAAGACCAAAATGAAGAATGGCGCAGCCTGGAAGATTACAAAGGCCAATGGCTGGTGCTGTATTTCTACCCTAAAGATGACACACCAGGCTGTACTACCGAGGCGAAAAACTTCCGCGATGGCTATAAAGACATTAAAGCCCTCAATGCTGAAGTGGTTGGAATCTCGCTGGATGATGTGGAGTCACACAAATCTTTCGCGGAGATTCATGATTTACCATTTAGCCTGCTGGCGGATGTGGATAAAGAAGCCGCCACCGCTTATGACGTTTTAGGTGGTTTCGGTCCAGTAGAATATGCCAAACGCCAAACTTTCGTGATTGATCCAAATGGCAACATCGTTTATCACTATGATGATGTTGAACCAGACACACACATGACTGATGTGGTCGCAAAATTAAAGGAATTGCAAAAAGGCCTGGCTGAATAA
- a CDS encoding GNAT family N-acetyltransferase, with the protein MKTSQETVIKVPVLETERLILRHYQQSDLPAYYEMMADPDITRYLFSGKPMSKHDAWRSMATMAGHWMLNGYGQWALEEKSTGRFVGRAGLIQPEGWPAIEAGWVLHKSAWGKGYATEAGQAAIGYGFEVLNQERIISMIQPDNVPSIKVAERLGESLSKKITLFGIDALEYAIDREAYQKLYK; encoded by the coding sequence GTGAAGACTTCCCAAGAAACTGTCATTAAAGTACCTGTTCTTGAAACAGAGCGTCTTATTTTGCGCCATTACCAACAATCTGACTTGCCTGCATATTATGAAATGATGGCCGATCCGGATATTACCCGCTATTTATTTTCTGGCAAGCCCATGTCTAAACATGATGCCTGGCGCAGTATGGCTACCATGGCGGGGCATTGGATGCTCAATGGCTATGGTCAGTGGGCGTTGGAAGAAAAGAGTACAGGGCGGTTTGTTGGCCGAGCAGGACTTATTCAACCTGAGGGATGGCCGGCGATTGAGGCCGGCTGGGTACTACACAAAAGTGCCTGGGGTAAAGGTTATGCCACCGAAGCGGGTCAAGCTGCCATTGGCTATGGTTTCGAAGTCCTGAATCAGGAGCGAATTATCAGCATGATACAACCCGATAATGTTCCTTCAATCAAAGTCGCAGAGCGGCTGGGTGAGTCATTGAGCAAAAAGATAACTCTGTTTGGTATTGATGCGCTCGAATATGCTATAGATAGGGAGGCTTATCAAAAGTTATACAAGTAA
- a CDS encoding O-acetyl-ADP-ribose deacetylase translates to MKLRLDAGDITQLYVDAIVNAAKKSLLGGGGVDGAIHRAAGPELLEECKTLGGCETGEAKITKGYDLPAKYVIHTVGPIWSGKEGYGGDNNEAELLASCYINSLQLAEKKELRSIAFPCISTGAYGYPKQQAAMIAVNACKVFSNRAESLREIIFCCYDDESLAIYRQLLTD, encoded by the coding sequence ATGAAGCTAAGACTGGATGCGGGCGATATTACTCAGCTTTATGTGGATGCGATAGTTAATGCCGCCAAGAAAAGCTTGCTTGGAGGCGGTGGAGTGGATGGCGCCATTCATCGTGCGGCTGGACCTGAGTTGCTGGAAGAGTGCAAAACTTTAGGTGGCTGCGAGACTGGTGAAGCCAAGATTACTAAAGGCTACGACCTTCCTGCCAAGTATGTCATTCACACGGTGGGACCCATTTGGTCTGGTAAAGAGGGGTATGGCGGCGATAATAATGAAGCAGAGCTACTAGCCAGTTGTTACATCAACAGCCTGCAACTGGCTGAGAAAAAAGAACTGAGAAGCATCGCTTTTCCTTGTATTAGTACAGGAGCCTATGGCTACCCGAAACAACAGGCGGCCATGATTGCGGTCAATGCCTGCAAAGTGTTTTCCAATAGGGCGGAATCGTTAAGAGAAATTATTTTCTGTTGCTATGATGATGAAAGCCTAGCCATTTATCGACAGCTGTTAACGGATTGA
- a CDS encoding fructosamine kinase family protein encodes MFNKSNSSQFNDHLVQEAKGLDLLRQTIQDHQVPHLNIPKIQSVSDEQLVLQKVNSSSWNPQLMEQLGEGLAHLHKVKADYYGFDEDNYIGLNPQINGKFDHWGQFFVKQRLLYQTNLIKDPKVKKLLEEPILERKDLLETWLNRHCIHPSLVHGDLWSGNVLFDEQGPWLIDPAVYYGDREVDLAMTEMFGGFNDGFYEAYDAVYSRTSVYPQKKVIYNLYHYLNHYNLFGNSYLQSCRNLVDQIQYYFG; translated from the coding sequence ATGTTCAATAAAAGTAACAGTTCCCAGTTTAATGACCACCTTGTTCAAGAGGCTAAAGGTCTGGACTTGTTGCGCCAAACCATTCAAGACCACCAAGTTCCTCATTTAAACATTCCCAAAATCCAATCGGTTTCTGATGAACAGTTAGTACTGCAAAAAGTGAACAGCTCAAGCTGGAATCCACAGTTAATGGAGCAGCTAGGTGAGGGCCTGGCTCATTTACATAAAGTTAAAGCAGACTATTATGGATTCGACGAGGATAACTATATTGGTCTTAATCCACAGATTAATGGCAAGTTCGATCACTGGGGGCAATTTTTCGTCAAACAAAGACTGCTCTATCAAACCAACTTAATCAAAGACCCCAAAGTGAAAAAATTACTGGAAGAGCCTATACTTGAGCGAAAGGATTTACTGGAAACCTGGCTCAACCGCCATTGCATTCACCCCAGTTTGGTACACGGCGATCTATGGTCTGGCAACGTCCTGTTTGATGAGCAAGGCCCTTGGTTGATAGATCCAGCGGTCTATTATGGCGACCGCGAAGTGGATTTAGCCATGACCGAAATGTTCGGCGGCTTTAATGATGGCTTTTATGAAGCCTATGATGCGGTTTATTCGAGAACCAGTGTTTACCCACAGAAAAAGGTCATCTACAATCTTTACCACTACCTCAACCACTACAACTTATTTGGAAATTCGTATTTACAGTCCTGTCGCAACCTGGTTGATCAGATTCAATATTATTTTGGTTAG
- a CDS encoding Maf family protein, translated as MNMPQPHIILASSSPYRKELLSRILENFEAISPDIDETPFPDEEPIELVARLAQQKALAIAVSHPEALVIGSDQVCVLNNQILGKPGTMDKAIEQLKACSGQTVTFYTSLCVTNANETAQNTTVVATKVRFRQLSDKEIISYLEKEQPFDCAGSFKCEGLGIVLFEAIESKDPTALIGLPLIALATKLRELGVQLI; from the coding sequence ATTAATATGCCGCAACCACACATTATACTCGCCTCTTCTTCGCCGTATCGAAAAGAGCTCCTGAGTCGAATTCTTGAGAATTTCGAGGCAATATCGCCCGATATCGACGAAACACCCTTCCCCGACGAAGAGCCCATAGAGCTGGTGGCGCGTCTGGCTCAACAGAAAGCCCTCGCAATCGCGGTCAGCCATCCCGAAGCACTGGTCATAGGCTCGGATCAGGTCTGCGTCCTTAATAATCAGATACTGGGCAAGCCAGGCACTATGGATAAAGCCATTGAGCAGCTTAAAGCCTGTTCAGGCCAAACGGTCACCTTCTACACCTCCTTATGCGTCACCAATGCAAATGAAACAGCCCAGAACACCACAGTCGTCGCCACCAAAGTAAGATTTAGACAGCTAAGTGATAAAGAGATCATCAGCTACCTTGAAAAAGAACAACCGTTCGATTGTGCTGGCTCTTTCAAATGTGAAGGATTAGGAATTGTCTTATTTGAAGCGATTGAATCGAAAGATCCAACCGCCTTGATTGGGTTACCGTTAATAGCTTTGGCAACCAAGCTTAGAGAGTTAGGTGTGCAGCTTATTTAA
- a CDS encoding YceD family protein, which produces MSSRRFPASLSPNKFVDQGKEIDATLEIDYFERFRQLLNSSKGEIHCKINGERVKDTRTTSLHVALTGEVELVCQGCTEPFMFKLDRQAVLRPVYSEEQMNNAPDDVEPVLVGEDGLDIKSAVEDELILTLPLIPLFGECKELETYQSGELPEETIEQAEKDNPFNALKDLKFD; this is translated from the coding sequence ATGTCAAGTCGCAGGTTCCCGGCATCGCTCAGTCCCAATAAATTCGTGGACCAGGGCAAAGAAATTGATGCCACCCTTGAGATTGATTATTTCGAGCGTTTTCGCCAGTTGCTGAATTCATCAAAAGGCGAAATTCACTGTAAAATCAATGGTGAGAGGGTTAAAGACACTCGTACAACTTCACTGCATGTGGCTCTCACTGGTGAAGTCGAATTAGTATGTCAGGGCTGTACTGAACCTTTTATGTTCAAACTTGACCGCCAAGCAGTTTTGCGTCCGGTGTATTCGGAAGAGCAAATGAACAACGCCCCAGATGATGTGGAGCCTGTGCTTGTTGGCGAAGACGGATTAGATATAAAATCAGCAGTAGAAGATGAGCTGATTTTAACACTACCACTCATACCTTTATTTGGTGAGTGTAAAGAGCTGGAGACCTACCAATCAGGTGAGCTTCCAGAAGAAACAATTGAGCAGGCAGAAAAGGATAACCCTTTTAATGCCTTAAAAGATTTAAAGTTTGATTAA
- the rpmF gene encoding 50S ribosomal protein L32, with translation MAVQKNRKTRSTRGMRRSHDSLSAPTLSVESETGELHRRHHVTKDGFYKGRKVV, from the coding sequence ATGGCTGTACAAAAGAATCGTAAAACTCGCTCTACGCGTGGCATGCGTCGTTCACACGACTCTTTGAGCGCACCAACATTATCAGTTGAAAGTGAAACTGGTGAACTCCATCGTCGTCACCACGTGACTAAAGATGGTTTTTATAAAGGTCGCAAAGTCGTTTAA